The Choloepus didactylus isolate mChoDid1 chromosome 7, mChoDid1.pri, whole genome shotgun sequence genome segment CGTTGCTGTGTCTCCTGGTAGGACCACTCctctttttggaactaagacctgtagactaGCAGAGCTTAAggctgcagggacaggaagcaaattatttttctagtggatcactaggggtgatagtgagtggtgccactcacatttccaccccttgattcctggatccatgaatcctggctatgggagaaacagcaccatagagtggacgctgattcagagcatacacagcctcctggagaacactgtcccagccctgcaaggtattgccacctagttggcaccataattgagtttTCAACAGGTCATTCCACAGTTTCATCAATGCAGCTGCCTCTGTATGATGGGGAAATATGGTAAGACCAGAGGATTCCATTGGCATGTGcctattcctgcatttcatttgctgtgaagtggattcTTTGATCAGAagtaatgctgtgtggaataccatgacagtggataaggcattctgtaagtcttcGGATGGCAGTTTTGGTGGAAGCATTGTATGTAGGGAAGgaaaacccatatccagagtatgtgacTATTTCAGTTAAAACAAATCATTGCCCCTTCATTGATAgaagtggtccaatataatcaacctgccacgaagttgcaggctgatcaccccgaggaatggtgccatatcagggactgagtgtgggtctctgctgctggcagattgggcactcagcagtggctgtggccatgtcagccttggtgagtggaaatccatgttgctgagcccatgcataacctccatccttaccaccatgaccactttgttcatgagcccattgggcaatgacagagTGGCTGAGGAAAaagctgattggtatccacagtGTGGGTCATCTTTTCTACTTGATTAtcaaaatcttcctctgctgaagtcactctctggtgagcattcacatggggcaAAAATATCTTCgtgttttttgcccattcagaaaaATCTATCTTCCCctgacttctttgtcaccaattttccaatcatgttcctttcaatccctgaccatccagccaaaccattagcaacagccaatgaatcagtatacaaatgcacctctggccagttctccttccaagcaaaatgaataatcaggtgcactgcttgaagttccaccccctgggaggatttcccctcaccactgtccttcaagaACATCCCTGATTCATTTTGTTTAACAATAATGAGATATCTAAAACAATATTAGACTTTATATTCTGATCTTTCCTAATTTCCATTAACTATATTGACTTGCATCTAAGTGGAAAAGTCCCttgatctctctttctctctctctctctctcaaacaatTGCATGGCAAATCTAGATTCATttacctcaaaatattttaagtgggagtagtgtttccatttttttctttaaaaaagacagGACCAGCATTTTGATACTGATTTCACCAATATTTGTATATCTTAGTATCACAGAAAGattcacagatttttaaaaacaaacacagcATGGGCTGGAGTTCCTTAGGCCAGCCTCAGAATTTTCCAGCTTATTTTGTGCATCAAATATAGGAATaatctcatttatttatatctccaAAGCTGTTCTCTTCACCTCTCTGCAAGGAAATTGTGAAATTTTCTACATGGAAAATTAACTGCAGTTCACAAACTCTTGGAATATGTCTCAAGTGGCAAGTTGACTTTCTGAGGAGTTCATACTAATGATAAAAATGATGTAGCTTATGTCTGTAAATCAATTAGTTGTCAGTTCCACTATCAACAAGCCTCCATCCAGGGAATTGAAAACCTCGGAAAGGAGAGGTTCCCAGATGACCTGTGGTGGGTATCTTCCTGCAGGGCTTCAGCTCCTCTGGTTTTTGATGGTGAGAATCATCTTGCTCTTGGCTATCGGGATGTCTgagggtgggtgtgggtgtggggggcTGGGCCTCTCCTCAGGATCTTCCCAATGCTCCTTCTCTACTAACACATACATGCTTTcctaataagatttttttttttttgaagatgcagaagtttTTATTGGTCACCGGTTCCCCAGAGGGCACCCTGTTTCTGCTGCCTCAGTGCCTCAGAACTTTGGTGTCGTTGGTCTCAGATACCACTTTGCCGTCCACGATCCTGCGGGTGGTGGTCTTGTGGATGGTTTGCATGGAGTTGCTGCAGCCCAGGGCATTGCTGAGACTGAAGTCCTCTCCGTCTTCTAGCAGGCGGCGATGGGTGGCAATCTCGGTCTCCAGCTTGACCTTGATGTTCAGCAGGGCCTCGTACTCCTGGGCCTGGTGCTGCCCCTCTGCCCGGGTCTGTGCCAACTCCGATTCCAGGTGCAGCAGGACCCCGTTGAGCTGCTCCATCTGCAGGGCATAGCGGGCTTCCACCTCCCGCAGGCTGTTCTCCAGGCTGGCTTTCAGATTCCTCATGGAGTCCAGGTCGATTTCCAAGGACTGGACAGTACATCTCAGCTCCGTGAGTGTCATCTCAGCAGCTCCTATCTCAGCGGACTGAGAGGTGACCACTGTGGTGCTCTCTTCAATCTGCTGAGACCAGTACTTGTCCAGCTCCTCTCGGTTCTTCTGAGCCAACTCGTCATACTGGGCTCGGATGTCTGCCATGATCTTGCTGAGGTCCTGAGACTTGGCGGCATCCACCTCCACCGTCAGCCCAGAGCTGGCAATCTGGGCTTGTAGGCCCTTTACTTCCACCTCATGGTTCTTCTTCATGAAGAGCAGCTCCTCTTTGAGAGCCTCGATCTCTGTCTCCAGCTGCAGCCGGGTGACGTTGGTGTCATCAATGACCTTGCGGAGCCCATGGATGTCGCTCTCCACAGACTGGCGCATGGCCAGCTCAGTCTCGTACTTGACTCTGAAGTCATCTGCAGCCAGCCGGGCATTGTCAATCTGCAGAACTATGCGGGCATTGTCCACAGAAACCTCAAAGATCTGAGCCCTCAGTTCCTCGATGATCTTGAAGTAGTGGCTCCAGTCCCTGACCTGGGGTCCCTTCTTCTCTAGGTGTTCACGAATTTTGCCCTCCAGTCTCCGATTCTCAGTCTCCAGGCTCCTCACCCTGTCTAGGTAGGAGGCTAGGTGGTCGTTGAGGGCTTGCATGGTCTCCTTCTCGCCCTGGATGCCCCCCATTCCCGCCAGACCCCCGGCCACCCCGCCGGCCAGGCCCCCGGACCCCCAGCCGCCCCGGGAGCTCGAGGAGCAGGACATGGAGATCCAGGAGCCCGAGCCCCCGGCGCCCGCATAGACGCTGGCCGCGCTGCTGGCCGGCCGGACCCGGTGGCTGGGCAACTGGACTGAGCCCAGGGATCGGTAGTTGGTGGAGAAGGTGGTGGAGCGGGTGGTGAAGCTCATGCTGCCTGGGGAGGAAGGCAAGAGGCCAGGACTCGGGATATGGACGCAGCCCTAATAAGATTTTAAAACTTGTATTTCCAAGCTCCCCAGATCATCCTTAGATTATTTTCTAAGTAGAAGGGAACTGGAAGAAAGAGGTAGGCATTGAGAGCCTTCAAAGGTAAAATGAATTTTATCACATTTTGGATTTAAAACAGTTGCTGGCTCCCTTGGGGCACTTAGAATGAAATACAGGCTTTTCAGCGTGGCCCCATAGCCCTGAACACTTCTCCAGCCTCATCCCACCTGCCCACCTCACCCCAAGCTCCCCAGCTCCTGGCTCACTCAGTGTGTTGTGGTGGCCTCACTGAACTCTGACAGTTCCTACAACCACCAAGCACTTTTCCATCTCAGGAGCTTAGCACATGCTGTTCCTCTACCAGGATGCTCTTCCCTCTGCACTCGGACTGGTCAGTTCCTACACATCCTCAGGTTATGTTCCTTCTTTAGAGAGGTTTGCCCTACACCTCCTTGTCTAAATTAAATCCCTGACATTTTTCTTCATATAATAACACTTAACCCAAATTGTAACTacaaatttgtatatttttaaatgaatttgaataaaaGCTAAGTGAGTGGGCATTCACTGTGAGTCTAGCAAATGCTAACtactttacatggattatctcttttaatcctcactataatatttattctattttacacATGATTATAAGAAGTTATGGAACTTACCCAGGGCACACAGCCAGGAAAGTGGTTAAGCCTGGATTCCAACTGAAGCAATTTGACTCCAGAACCCTCCTCATGCCTAACTCTGCTAAACTTCCTCCACAATGGCCTGCTCTGTGCTGGGCTCTGTGGTAAGCAATTTACACACATTCATTGGCACTCATTCAGTTATGCCTCACAACAATCCTAGAAGGCAGTACTATTATTATTagcaccctcattttacagatcaaaAAAGCAAGGCATGGACAGTAACTTGTCTAAGGTTATATACAGTTCGGAAGCATATATTTGCACGATCAAGGGACCTAACaagattttgttgaatgaatgaaaagacagTGTTGGTCTTTTCAATCATGGCTGAAGAATTTGTGTGTGCAAATCTACATATATTTTATCATCAAAAATTATTCTCCAAACCCttaaagaatacattttttatatCAAACTTTGGAATATTTTCCCCCTTAGACCACTGGTACAATGCTTTTGACTACTACATGTGGCACTTCAGCAGACACATCCTCAGCTCACCCCACAGCAAAGGTGAGCAGTCCTTCGCTGGTCTCTCAGTGTTTCAAAAGGGACATCAACATATTTGCAGTATACCAGTTTTAATTGGCAACTGTGCCAGTCTCCTGTTGTTGTataacaaaccactccaaaacgGAGTGGCTTTAAACAAACCGTTTGTTATTTCTTGTGGGTCTAAGTGCTGGTTGGGCAGTTCAGTTTATCAGCTCTGCTGTGCTTGTCTGGTCTTCGAGGTGCATCTGTGATCACCAGGCAGGTTAGTTGGGAACTCCTCTCTCCTCCAGGAAGCAAGTCCCCCCTCCAACAGGCCAGCCTGCACTTATCCTTTTGGCAGAGGAAGGAGTTCAAGGAGTGGCAATGGGGCAAGTGCTCATTTAAGCCTCTGCTTGTGTCAAGTTTGTTACTTTCCCATTGGCTAAAGTAAGCTACATGGTCAAGCCCAGAGTTGGTGTTAGAGGGCACCACCAAAGAGTGTGGGTACAGAGAGGTGGGAAAATTTGGGCCATCAGTATAATGTAAGACCACATCGTGGAATAGTTTTATTTCATGTGGTTGCCTAGAAGGACAATATTGCACTGACTGCAAACCAGTCTCTATCAGAGGTTCAACTGAGAGAAACAGTCTTCTTAAAGTCCTGACTAAGGGATGTTAGTTAGTTACTCTAAATATAACCCTGGATTAACCTAGTCCAGTAAAGAGCTGAAAAACTGGACTATTATTCTGACCAAAAAGGATCTTATTTTCATTGGACTGTGTTTTGACATAATGCCATTTGTCTAAGAAACAGTCTTTCTCCTTGTTGGATCTACTGCAGTGGTTCTtaatggagaagagagaggagttGCTCCTCAGGGGAAATTTGGCATTGGCTAGAGACATTTCAGTTGCCACAGCTGGGGGAgggagtgctactggcatctgggggGTAGAGAGCAATGATGATGCTAAACATCACACAATGTACAGGACAGTTCTCCCCAATAAAAAAATCACCTGAACCAAAATGTCAagagtgctgaggttgagaaactctaATCTGCTGAAAGGATGTTGTTGATAGTTTTTTTCCTCAACTTCTTTCCTAATCTAAGTGTCAGACATAGTTGCATTTCCAGTGAGCAACTGGTTTGGTTTAGTCTTAGAAACAAGCACTGTGAATTGAGTAAGTGATCAACTTTTCCATTTTGCAATGACTGTTAGAAAGCTCAGTCAGAtgtagcaaacaaaacaaaacaaagcccaaACAACTCTATTTTTATTAGCTTCACTTATGGCTCCGTTTTATAGCTGTACCATtaattgcctttttctttctcagctATTTCTAAtggataacattttttttttttttttttttccattgtggtgGGCACTTCAGATCTGTGCATTTGacttggaaattgtttttaaatacatatctccaaattttaaaaagttgggaGAATGAAGTAGATTAGTATTGAAACATCCTTCTATTATCAAAATGGAAGGTAAAGATATTACATAACTTtacaccttctctctctctcttcctccttgtttattgtttgtgtgtttgtttgtttgagaatTTTGCATCCTCAATTAAAAACTTCAGGAAGTGTTTCTAGAAGAGATGAATTTCTCCTCCCCCGTagcagcagcagagacccattATGGCAGCATAACCTGCTCAAAGATTCTGATCTGATCAAGTGTGACATTGACAACTTTAACAAGATGCTGAATAACTTCATTATgtgaaataaggaaatatctaaaacataattattattttccattctcctttcttttattataCTTGATAGTTGGAAATATTACACTTGCAAGAAAACTAAATACAAAAGTTTTGTGAAACTTACCTTAAatctccttttaaaaatcttgttaCAAAAGATTGTCTTACTTGGTGTTCTAGTAACTAATTTTTAATGTTACTTCTATCATCTAAAATACGTAAATATCTGGAAGGTTTTCCTAACAAgttatttcatttccctcttctaCTCACATGCGCAGATCTATAATGAAAGTCACATTAATTTTGCAAatgcagttgatttttttttttttcatttttttttaatcatcattttattgagatatattcacataccacgcagtcatacaaaacaaattgtactttcgattgtttacagtaccattacatagttgtacattcatcacctaaatcaatccctgacaccttcattagcacacacacaaaaataacaagaataataattagagtgaaaaagagcaattgaagtaaaaaagaacactgggtacctttgtctgtttgtttccttcccctacttttctaca includes the following:
- the LOC119540114 gene encoding keratin, type I cytoskeletal 18-like — translated: MSFTTRSTTFSTNYRSLGSVQLPSHRVRPASSAASVYAGAGGSGSWISMSCSSSSRGGWGSGGLAGGVAGGLAGMGGIQGEKETMQALNDHLASYLDRVRSLETENRRLEGKIREHLEKKGPQVRDWSHYFKIIEELRAQIFEVSVDNARIVLQIDNARLAADDFRVKYETELAMRQSVESDIHGLRKVIDDTNVTRLQLETEIEALKEELLFMKKNHEVEVKGLQAQIASSGLTVEVDAAKSQDLSKIMADIRAQYDELAQKNREELDKYWSQQIEESTTVVTSQSAEIGAAEMTLTELRCTVQSLEIDLDSMRNLKASLENSLREVEARYALQMEQLNGVLLHLESELAQTRAEGQHQAQEYEALLNIKVKLETEIATHRRLLEDGEDFSLSNALGCSNSMQTIHKTTTRRIVDGKVVSETNDTKVLRH